In a single window of the Campylobacter iguaniorum genome:
- the dnaN gene encoding DNA polymerase III subunit beta, with protein sequence MKVLIKKSVLESIVINTNPYLDKKDLSSITSHIFISAKDGILNIKATDHEIGLAYKIKNTIIQDEGSATANGKKLLDIIKSLKDGDIMLETIQNHLYIKQNNSKYRLPMQNSQDFPTFPNLENKKKFDINAGALSKSLRKISSSIETINSKIELTGALIDIKKDYINLVGTDTRRLSVYKLDISSDNDPFSLIIPKKAIVEIQKLFFEDIEIYYDENTFIAVSQNFEFFTKLINGRYPDYNRVIPTEVKQSLILNREKIIEGIKTISMLSELIKITFTQDNISFESINEDNSEAKTVIEYKNNINEDFMLGIKSKFILDFLSSIEDSEFNLGFNGSGLPFVLSSGDLKTVVMPVNI encoded by the coding sequence ATGAAAGTTTTAATCAAAAAAAGCGTCCTTGAATCAATAGTCATAAACACAAATCCATACCTTGACAAAAAAGATCTAAGCTCGATAACTTCTCATATTTTTATATCAGCAAAAGATGGTATATTAAATATCAAAGCAACTGACCATGAAATAGGGCTTGCATACAAAATAAAAAACACAATTATACAAGATGAAGGCTCAGCTACAGCAAATGGTAAAAAACTTCTTGATATTATAAAAAGTCTAAAAGACGGCGATATCATGCTTGAAACTATTCAAAATCATCTTTATATCAAACAAAATAATTCAAAATATCGTTTGCCAATGCAAAATTCACAAGACTTTCCAACATTTCCAAATTTAGAAAACAAAAAGAAATTTGATATAAACGCTGGAGCTTTAAGTAAAAGTCTTAGAAAAATCTCAAGTTCAATTGAAACTATAAACTCAAAAATAGAGCTAACTGGAGCTTTGATAGATATCAAAAAAGATTATATAAATTTAGTTGGAACAGACACAAGAAGATTAAGTGTTTATAAATTAGACATTAGCTCAGATAATGATCCATTTAGCCTTATAATCCCTAAAAAAGCGATAGTTGAAATCCAAAAACTATTTTTTGAAGATATAGAAATTTATTATGATGAAAACACATTTATAGCTGTTTCTCAAAACTTTGAGTTCTTCACAAAACTCATAAATGGCAGATACCCAGACTACAATAGAGTTATCCCAACAGAAGTCAAACAAAGCTTAATTTTAAACCGTGAAAAGATAATCGAAGGCATAAAAACAATCTCAATGTTATCTGAACTCATAAAAATAACATTTACTCAAGATAATATAAGTTTTGAGAGTATAAACGAAGACAACAGCGAAGCAAAAACAGTAATAGAATATAAAAATAATATAAATGAAGATTTTATGCTAGGTATAAAAAGCAAATTTATACTTGATTTCTTATCAAGTATAGAAGATAGCGAATTTAATCTAGGATTTAATGGCTCTGGACTACCATTTGTTCTTAGTTCTGGTGATCTAAAAACAGTTGTAATGCCTGTAAATATTTAA
- a CDS encoding autotransporter outer membrane beta-barrel domain-containing protein: MPKNSAFTPPLLLATSLAVSSALADTLIYDPVGGTTNPTTFAPTTITIGSRNLSNALAPNNSTNNNTITVKSTSGAVNNVFGGYSDNTNVYENTVNISGGAVNDVFGGESDSGSVTGNIVNISGGNIHLVYGGYSDSGSVTGNTINISGGTIESVYGGDSRLGDITGNTINISGGTINGMIYGGKSFRSGNATGNTINISGGTINSFVYGGVTKSGLAINNTINISGNPIFGVGAGLFGGEAEDNLTTFEYSIKGNTLNLRTKDITVQYVGYFEFVNFYLSNNIKANDIILASDLVRRLNQVKIGIGVMNGNTLAIKTGDKVTLINALNNTIDAPLNINDKFTAYQGISNVYEFSVALEDSDKKLVATTTKAGANEKQKAINEGAISSSLSAVSSSEQVDSALNAINSLSFNGFGEASSGSMGASSIKSNTGSYVDSNMIGLIAAISKRANDSFIYSAFFEAGYGKYDSFNSFDSGDIKGSGDNSYFGFGLMSKTNLVNNFYIDNSIKFGQVKSDFKSDDFGDSSNKISASFDSKRAYYGLSLGVGNIIELDNRSNLDIYTKLYYTRVGSDSVDMSTNDKFRLDTFNSFIAKLGARYNYELKESTTLYTGAAYEYEFDAKQKGYNLSYNYEIDPTDMQGSSGSIEAGIKLKPLTNSDRLTLDLGIKGLSGKKEGVSGNVGIEWRL; this comes from the coding sequence ATGCCTAAGAACTCAGCCTTTACCCCCCCCCTACTTCTAGCCACTAGTTTAGCAGTCAGCTCAGCTTTAGCTGACACACTCATTTATGACCCAGTAGGTGGCACTACTAATCCAACAACCTTTGCACCGACAACTATAACAATTGGCTCACGTAATTTGAGTAATGCCCTAGCACCAAACAACTCTACAAATAACAATACCATAACCGTAAAAAGCACTAGTGGTGCTGTAAATAATGTCTTTGGCGGATATAGTGATAATACAAACGTATATGAAAATACAGTAAATATATCTGGTGGAGCAGTAAATGATGTCTTTGGCGGAGAGAGCGATTCAGGCTCAGTCACTGGAAATATAGTCAATATTTCTGGCGGAAATATTCACTTGGTCTATGGTGGATATAGCGATTCAGGCTCAGTCACTGGAAATACTATAAATATCTCTGGTGGAACTATTGAATCTGTCTATGGTGGAGATAGTCGCTTAGGCGACATCACAGGAAATACTATAAACATTTCTGGTGGAACTATAAATGGAATGATTTATGGTGGAAAATCCTTTCGCTCAGGCAATGCCACTGGAAATACAATCAATATCTCAGGTGGAACTATAAATAGCTTTGTCTATGGTGGAGTTACTAAATCAGGCTTGGCTATCAATAATACTATAAATATATCTGGCAATCCAATATTTGGAGTTGGTGCTGGATTATTTGGTGGAGAAGCTGAAGACAATCTAACAACATTTGAATACTCAATTAAAGGCAATACGCTAAATTTAAGAACAAAAGATATAACGGTACAATATGTGGGATACTTCGAGTTTGTAAACTTTTATCTTTCAAATAATATTAAAGCAAATGATATAATCTTGGCTTCAGATCTTGTTAGAAGGCTTAATCAAGTCAAAATAGGCATAGGAGTAATGAATGGCAACACTCTAGCTATAAAGACTGGTGATAAGGTTACTCTTATAAATGCTCTAAATAATACTATAGACGCCCCATTAAATATCAATGATAAATTTACAGCCTATCAAGGCATTAGTAATGTTTATGAGTTTAGTGTCGCCCTTGAAGACAGTGACAAAAAACTAGTCGCCACCACCACAAAAGCTGGTGCCAACGAAAAACAAAAAGCCATAAATGAAGGAGCAATCTCAAGCTCACTAAGTGCTGTATCAAGTAGTGAGCAAGTAGATAGTGCGTTAAATGCTATAAACTCTTTAAGCTTTAATGGTTTTGGTGAAGCTAGTAGTGGAAGTATGGGAGCAAGTAGTATTAAGAGTAATACTGGAAGCTATGTAGATTCTAATATGATAGGACTAATAGCTGCTATTAGTAAAAGAGCAAATGATAGCTTTATATACTCAGCATTCTTTGAAGCTGGATATGGTAAGTATGATAGCTTTAATAGCTTTGATAGTGGAGATATAAAAGGAAGTGGAGATAACTCATACTTCGGGTTTGGTCTTATGAGTAAGACTAATCTAGTAAATAACTTCTATATAGATAATAGTATTAAATTTGGTCAAGTTAAGAGTGATTTTAAAAGTGATGATTTTGGAGATAGTAGCAATAAGATAAGTGCTAGCTTTGATTCTAAAAGAGCTTATTATGGATTATCTCTTGGAGTGGGTAATATAATAGAACTTGATAATAGATCAAATTTAGATATCTATACAAAGCTATATTATACTAGAGTAGGAAGTGATAGTGTAGATATGAGTACTAATGATAAATTTAGGCTTGATACATTTAACTCTTTTATAGCTAAGCTTGGAGCTAGATATAATTATGAACTAAAAGAGAGTACTACTTTATATACTGGGGCAGCTTATGAATATGAGTTTGATGCTAAACAAAAAGGATATAATCTAAGCTATAACTATGAGATAGATCCTACTGATATGCAAGGAAGTAGTGGGAGCATTGAAGCTGGTATCAAACTAAAACCACTTACTAACAGTGATAGACTTACTCTTGATCTAGGAATCAAAGGATTAAGCGGTAAGAAAGAAGGTGTGAGTGGTAATGTAGGGATTGAGTGGAGGTTGTAA
- the gyrB gene encoding DNA topoisomerase (ATP-hydrolyzing) subunit B — MENLEQKDYGAGNIKVLKGLEAVRKRPGMYIGDTNISGLHHMIYEVVDNSIDEAMAGYCDTITVELTREGSCIVTDNGRGIPVDIHPTEKISAATVVLTVLHAGGKFDKDTYKVSGGLHGVGVSVVNALSKKLVLNIKRDGNLYRQEFAKGIPQNVLEAVKTTNRTGTSVEFWPDDEIFEVTEFDKSILTKRFRELAYLNPKITINFKDQRDGFSETYHFEGGLESFVTDMNKSNPVSKAVSFSGGEEDVIVDFALLYNETYSENLLSFVNNIKTPDGGTHEAGFRAGLTRAITNYIAANAAAREKDTKITGDDIREGLIAVVSVKVPEPQFEGQTKGKLGSSYVKPIVQKMTFEVLCKYFEENPIEARAIMNKALIAARGREAAKKARDLTRKKDNINSVGTLPGKLADCQSKDPSESEIYLVEGDSAGGSAKQGRDRVFQAILPLRGKILNVEKSRLDKILKSEEIKNMITAFGCGIGDEFDPAKLRYHKIIIMTDADVDGSHIQTLLLTFFFRFLTPIIENGYVYLAQPPLYRYKKGKKEIYLKDEKALNEFLIETGIENESFEGVGSKDLVDYLKIIAAYRSILVELKKRFNVLVAIRYMIENPDIVGKSYNELYEIIKVMLENEGFNILNSYVNEEEIRIYVQTENGLEELIINDNLFANPLYEEALHIYSKMKEREIDLKDDPVKVLEEIEKNAKKGAYIQRYKGLGEMNPGQLWETTMNPENRRLLKIDVNNLETASGIFELFMGDEVEPRRDYIQAHAKDVKHLDV, encoded by the coding sequence ATGGAAAATTTAGAACAAAAAGATTATGGTGCTGGAAATATTAAAGTACTAAAAGGGCTTGAAGCAGTTCGCAAACGCCCTGGAATGTATATAGGTGATACAAACATAAGTGGTCTTCATCATATGATTTATGAAGTCGTAGATAACTCAATCGATGAGGCTATGGCTGGATATTGTGATACTATCACAGTTGAGCTTACTCGTGAGGGATCATGTATCGTCACTGATAATGGTCGGGGAATTCCAGTAGATATCCACCCTACAGAAAAAATATCAGCTGCAACTGTTGTTTTAACTGTGCTTCACGCTGGTGGTAAATTTGACAAAGACACTTATAAAGTCAGTGGTGGTTTACATGGTGTTGGTGTTTCAGTTGTAAATGCGCTATCTAAAAAACTTGTTTTAAATATCAAAAGAGATGGAAATTTATATCGTCAAGAATTTGCCAAAGGCATACCTCAAAATGTCCTTGAAGCAGTTAAAACCACAAACCGTACTGGAACAAGTGTAGAGTTTTGGCCTGATGATGAGATATTTGAAGTAACTGAATTTGACAAAAGTATATTAACCAAAAGATTTCGCGAGCTTGCATACTTAAATCCAAAAATAACTATAAATTTTAAAGATCAAAGAGATGGATTTAGTGAAACTTATCATTTTGAAGGTGGTTTAGAAAGCTTCGTAACTGATATGAACAAATCAAATCCAGTAAGCAAAGCTGTGAGCTTCAGTGGTGGCGAAGAAGACGTCATAGTCGATTTTGCACTGCTTTATAACGAAACTTATAGCGAAAATTTACTAAGCTTTGTAAATAATATCAAAACTCCAGATGGTGGTACTCATGAAGCTGGATTTAGAGCTGGACTTACAAGAGCTATCACAAACTACATCGCAGCCAACGCAGCAGCACGCGAAAAAGATACAAAAATCACAGGCGATGATATCCGTGAGGGTCTTATAGCTGTAGTTAGTGTAAAGGTTCCTGAGCCTCAGTTTGAAGGACAAACAAAAGGCAAACTTGGCTCAAGCTATGTAAAACCAATAGTTCAAAAGATGACTTTTGAAGTGCTTTGCAAGTATTTTGAAGAAAACCCAATCGAAGCTAGAGCTATAATGAATAAAGCTCTAATCGCAGCTAGGGGCAGGGAAGCAGCTAAAAAAGCAAGAGATCTAACACGCAAAAAAGATAATATAAATAGCGTTGGTACACTTCCTGGTAAGCTTGCTGATTGCCAAAGTAAAGATCCAAGCGAGAGTGAAATTTACCTTGTAGAGGGTGATTCTGCGGGCGGTTCAGCTAAGCAGGGCCGTGATAGAGTTTTTCAAGCTATCTTGCCACTTCGTGGTAAAATCCTAAATGTAGAAAAGTCTCGCCTTGATAAAATCCTAAAAAGTGAAGAGATCAAAAATATGATAACAGCGTTTGGCTGCGGAATCGGCGATGAATTTGATCCAGCTAAGCTAAGATACCATAAAATCATCATTATGACCGATGCCGACGTCGATGGTAGCCATATTCAGACTTTGCTTTTGACATTTTTCTTCCGTTTTCTTACTCCAATCATCGAAAACGGCTATGTTTATCTAGCTCAGCCACCACTTTATCGCTATAAAAAGGGCAAAAAAGAAATTTATCTCAAAGATGAAAAAGCCTTGAATGAATTTCTCATCGAAACTGGCATAGAAAATGAGAGTTTTGAGGGAGTTGGAAGTAAAGATTTGGTTGATTATCTTAAAATTATAGCAGCTTATAGAAGCATTTTGGTAGAGCTTAAAAAGCGTTTTAACGTGCTTGTAGCAATAAGATATATGATAGAAAATCCTGACATCGTGGGTAAAAGTTATAATGAACTTTATGAGATTATTAAAGTTATGCTTGAAAATGAGGGCTTTAATATCCTAAATTCATACGTCAATGAAGAAGAAATCAGGATTTATGTCCAGACTGAAAACGGTCTTGAAGAGCTGATTATCAATGATAATTTATTTGCAAATCCACTTTATGAAGAGGCACTTCATATCTACTCAAAGATGAAAGAGCGTGAGATAGATCTCAAAGATGATCCAGTAAAAGTGCTTGAAGAGATAGAAAAAAATGCTAAAAAAGGCGCTTATATCCAACGCTACAAAGGTCTTGGTGAGATGAATCCAGGACAGCTTTGGGAAACTACAATGAATCCAGAAAATCGCCGTTTGCTAAAAATAGATGTAAATAATCTTGAAACTGCAAGCGGAATATTTGAGCTATTTATGGGTGATGAAGTTGAGCCAAGACGTGATTACATCCAAGCCCACGCAAAAGATGTCAAACATCTGGATGTTTAA
- the queF gene encoding preQ(1) synthase, translating into MENKKYGEKIINEFNIEKDFEIWPNSSKNDYAIRITLPEFACFCPRSGYPDFATIYLTYVPRELVVELKAIKLYINSFLNRHISHEASINEIYDLLDKKLNPKYLRVVGDFNPRGNVHTVIEVDSNLVRGEKYDTSSITLETTRKF; encoded by the coding sequence ATGGAAAATAAAAAATATGGTGAAAAAATTATAAACGAATTTAATATAGAAAAAGACTTTGAAATCTGGCCAAATTCAAGCAAAAATGATTATGCTATTCGCATTACTTTGCCTGAGTTTGCTTGCTTTTGCCCGCGAAGTGGATATCCAGATTTCGCGACTATTTATCTTACATACGTGCCGCGTGAGCTTGTAGTCGAGCTAAAAGCTATCAAACTATACATCAATAGCTTTCTAAATCGTCACATAAGCCATGAAGCCAGCATTAATGAAATTTATGATCTGCTCGATAAAAAGCTAAACCCAAAATATCTGCGTGTCGTTGGCGATTTTAACCCTCGCGGAAACGTGCATACAGTGATCGAAGTGGATTCAAATTTGGTTCGCGGCGAAAAATATGATACAAGTAGTATAACACTAGAAACTACTCGCAAATTTTAG
- a CDS encoding HD domain-containing protein has product MINATLIEHIFKAASISRWNDYPKMVNLVELDKQAHKFIIAYFIAKLENDVDMNYIIEGGVFEFLSRVVVTDIRPDVFHQMQKTKNKEINSWVLTKLEPMLSSIQNGDFLERLKTYQTDSTHKKERLILKAASYLATKWEFSIVYQTSQFLNDIEELKQKVDEELEDYYELIGVRKIAMNQKLARIVDLSGRLRFQKRWAQTQRIPETTVLGHMLVVAIFGYFYSLEVGACPKRLENNFYCALFHDLPESLTRDIISPVKYGIDGLNEIISEYEMRLIDERILPYVPASYKDEFSYILGVKKDGEIYKKDEFENRINRPEPKHYEGSMQNVNSDEFNAIDGRALKYCDNLAAFVEAGISISYGVKSKELTEGFEKISDKFEKNPKIEGVDFSKICLEFKRHFEI; this is encoded by the coding sequence ATGATAAACGCAACTCTCATCGAGCATATTTTCAAAGCCGCTAGTATTTCACGTTGGAATGACTATCCAAAAATGGTAAATTTAGTCGAGCTCGATAAACAAGCGCATAAATTTATCATCGCATATTTCATAGCCAAGCTTGAAAATGACGTGGATATGAACTATATCATTGAAGGTGGTGTTTTTGAGTTTTTGAGCCGTGTTGTAGTCACCGATATCCGTCCAGATGTCTTCCATCAGATGCAAAAGACAAAAAACAAAGAGATAAACTCATGGGTTTTAACCAAGCTTGAACCAATGCTTTCAAGCATTCAAAATGGCGATTTTTTGGAGAGATTAAAGACTTATCAGACAGATTCCACACACAAAAAAGAACGCCTAATACTAAAAGCAGCAAGCTATCTTGCGACTAAATGGGAGTTTAGTATAGTTTATCAAACTAGCCAGTTTTTAAACGATATTGAAGAGCTGAAACAAAAAGTCGATGAAGAGCTAGAGGATTATTATGAGCTAATCGGCGTACGTAAAATCGCGATGAACCAAAAACTAGCTCGCATAGTCGATCTAAGCGGTCGTCTTCGCTTCCAAAAACGCTGGGCTCAAACCCAACGCATTCCAGAAACCACAGTTTTAGGTCATATGCTTGTCGTGGCGATATTTGGTTATTTTTACTCTTTAGAAGTAGGGGCTTGCCCTAAAAGGCTAGAAAACAACTTTTATTGCGCGTTATTTCATGACTTGCCAGAGAGCCTTACAAGAGATATCATCAGCCCAGTTAAATACGGTATCGACGGGCTAAATGAGATCATCAGCGAATACGAAATGCGCCTTATTGATGAGCGGATTTTGCCTTATGTACCAGCTAGCTACAAAGATGAGTTTAGTTATATTTTGGGCGTGAAAAAAGATGGCGAAATATATAAAAAAGATGAGTTTGAAAACCGCATAAACAGGCCTGAGCCAAAGCACTATGAGGGCAGTATGCAAAATGTAAATTCAGATGAGTTTAACGCAATTGATGGCAGAGCTTTAAAGTATTGTGATAATCTAGCTGCTTTTGTGGAGGCTGGGATTTCGATAAGTTATGGTGTAAAAAGCAAAGAGCTAACTGAGGGATTTGAGAAAATTTCAGATAAATTTGAGAAAAATCCAAAAATCGAAGGTGTTGATTTTAGTAAAATTTGCTTGGAATTTAAAAGGCATTTTGAGATTTAA
- a CDS encoding EAL domain-containing protein, with the protein MLYSQTKERSNRFALALRIATPFIFLLLLWAYTFANFKNYQIFEISMFVLLTVCYVYYTFYMIYHGFNSSFIDPVSKCFTREKISNILQKSIKNGEDKCIVMIGIKNLNDINERYGFTNVDKISYKFLVKLQDFLKSNKIKKVPIGKYIDGYFLMLVDYKESSLNHLLKTFEISLSKNGINNIEIKVIYSIISTKYDSNLNNVLSTLFYKILNNENEKFSAQEYESIIKDALNKKNFIFKFQTIKDIKSNNDMIYASQKLKFDSQSMPKIKFNQIINKIGYEIDYDKEVLNSLFNQIDFNDIKNKLFIEISPVTIRNHKFKIDLFKLVKDKNIDPKKLVFEFVEDSAYSEIIQFREILAEYTNAGFGFALTHFGGNNSSLEYFKYLDVDYIIYDMEFSKNFDNFKFRNLLENMNVAASKLNVKTIIRFVDKSSFYDEIMKTGIDYVQGFCIDKPKLSLKD; encoded by the coding sequence ATGCTATATAGCCAAACAAAAGAGCGAAGCAACCGCTTTGCTCTTGCCCTTAGGATTGCAACTCCTTTTATATTTTTACTACTGCTTTGGGCTTACACATTTGCAAATTTCAAAAACTACCAAATTTTTGAAATTTCTATGTTCGTGCTTTTAACTGTTTGCTATGTTTATTATACTTTTTATATGATTTATCATGGGTTTAACTCATCATTCATAGATCCAGTGAGCAAATGCTTCACACGTGAAAAAATCAGCAATATCTTACAAAAATCCATAAAAAATGGGGAAGATAAATGTATAGTTATGATAGGTATAAAAAACCTAAATGATATAAATGAACGTTATGGTTTTACGAATGTTGATAAGATTTCATATAAATTTTTAGTAAAATTACAAGATTTTTTAAAGTCAAATAAAATAAAAAAAGTTCCAATCGGCAAATATATTGATGGATATTTTTTGATGCTCGTTGATTATAAGGAGAGTAGTTTAAATCATTTGCTTAAAACTTTTGAGATAAGTTTATCAAAAAATGGTATAAATAATATCGAAATAAAGGTTATTTACAGCATTATTTCTACAAAATATGACTCAAATTTAAACAATGTCTTATCCACGCTTTTTTATAAAATTCTAAATAATGAAAATGAAAAATTCAGCGCCCAAGAGTATGAAAGTATCATAAAAGATGCTCTAAATAAGAAAAATTTCATCTTCAAATTTCAAACCATAAAAGATATAAAATCAAATAATGATATGATTTACGCTAGTCAAAAGCTTAAATTTGACAGTCAAAGCATGCCAAAAATTAAATTTAATCAAATCATAAATAAAATTGGCTATGAGATAGATTATGACAAAGAGGTCTTGAACTCACTCTTTAATCAAATCGATTTTAACGATATTAAAAATAAGCTTTTTATCGAAATCTCGCCAGTCACGATAAGAAATCATAAATTTAAAATTGACCTTTTCAAGCTGGTAAAAGACAAAAATATCGACCCAAAAAAGCTGGTATTTGAGTTCGTTGAAGACAGTGCTTATAGCGAAATTATCCAGTTTAGAGAGATTTTGGCTGAGTATACAAATGCTGGATTTGGCTTTGCTTTAACTCACTTTGGCGGAAACAATTCAAGCTTAGAATATTTCAAATATTTAGATGTTGATTATATAATTTATGATATGGAATTTAGCAAAAACTTTGATAATTTTAAATTTAGAAATCTTTTAGAAAATATGAACGTAGCTGCGAGCAAATTAAACGTTAAAACGATTATTCGTTTTGTTGATAAAAGTAGTTTTTATGATGAGATTATGAAAACTGGTATCGATTACGTGCAAGGTTTTTGTATAGACAAACCAAAATTAAGTTTAAAGGATTAA